A single window of Paenibacillus sp. FSL H8-0537 DNA harbors:
- a CDS encoding DUF2515 domain-containing protein, producing MGGAGGKLGSGFRAWLLRCIQLPADAWQYAVGKWHSFGESQKMAAEAHPLVMQPAIVSRLAASWTQLELEQKQEAGSSNANANGNFEAAESTAVATATVVGSADHLLLATIRADAVHLNRNNVTRTEAYLAIYERWPELHWALLAHLVSRNGGWNMTDLQGEWLPYLLGRSAREAVFRFLERANALIFQDAYPQLLLYEASCKAGRPLFHLLPQLGVSRFMVPVWQMFWESGDSAVLTVALIVNEQNYIENRIVQHPFFRKEVLDTVFFGLQSLLQLNAVLFCYRSGGEEMKLAGLVLESFDNLKERIEFGKRLYALLFAVPEVHGGAFAFAQAIRHTGSRADYASHLFAAIRRDPPKRPYKERLSGRRLAPSAAPLFSPELSSVWPDREVEAPEPGDWFRQAAQVLPYFQKLPLPHSFEMTNEYSLLLNKIELAVLASQQWKP from the coding sequence ATGGGAGGCGCAGGCGGAAAGCTTGGGAGCGGTTTTAGAGCGTGGCTTCTGCGCTGCATCCAGCTGCCGGCAGATGCTTGGCAATACGCGGTTGGCAAGTGGCATAGCTTTGGCGAGTCGCAAAAAATGGCTGCAGAAGCGCACCCGCTTGTTATGCAGCCTGCAATCGTCTCTAGACTTGCAGCCTCATGGACGCAGCTTGAGCTGGAGCAGAAGCAGGAAGCTGGTAGCTCCAATGCTAACGCTAATGGCAATTTTGAAGCTGCCGAGAGCACGGCTGTTGCTACGGCTACGGTTGTGGGCTCAGCCGATCATTTGCTGCTTGCCACGATCCGAGCAGACGCTGTTCATCTGAACCGCAACAATGTGACGAGAACGGAAGCTTATTTGGCGATTTATGAACGTTGGCCGGAGCTGCACTGGGCGCTGCTTGCCCATTTGGTTTCACGCAATGGCGGCTGGAATATGACCGATTTACAAGGGGAGTGGCTGCCTTACTTACTGGGCCGATCCGCCCGCGAGGCTGTATTCCGCTTTTTGGAGCGCGCGAATGCGTTGATCTTTCAGGATGCTTATCCGCAGCTGCTGCTGTATGAGGCAAGCTGCAAGGCGGGGCGTCCTTTGTTTCATTTGCTGCCGCAGTTGGGTGTGTCACGCTTTATGGTTCCGGTTTGGCAAATGTTTTGGGAGAGCGGCGATTCCGCCGTTTTGACGGTTGCACTTATTGTAAATGAGCAAAATTACATTGAAAACCGAATTGTTCAGCATCCTTTTTTCCGCAAGGAGGTGCTGGATACGGTTTTTTTCGGCTTGCAGTCATTATTGCAGCTTAATGCGGTTCTGTTTTGCTATCGGTCCGGGGGGGAGGAAATGAAGCTGGCGGGGCTTGTTTTGGAAAGCTTCGACAATCTGAAGGAACGAATCGAGTTTGGCAAACGGCTGTATGCGCTGCTTTTCGCTGTGCCGGAGGTGCATGGCGGTGCCTTTGCTTTCGCGCAGGCCATCCGTCACACGGGTTCACGTGCGGATTATGCCTCTCATTTGTTTGCAGCGATCAGGCGTGATCCGCCAAAAAGGCCTTACAAGGAGCGGTTATCGGGGAGACGGCTTGCACCTAGTGCAGCTCCATTATTCAGCCCGGAGCTAAGCAGCGTCTGGCCAGATCGGGAGGTTGAGGCGCCTGAGCCTGGCGATTGGTTCCGGCAGGCTGCACAGGTGCTTCCCTATTTTCAAAAGCTGCCGCTGCCGCATTCTTTTGAAATGACCAATGAATACAGCCTGCTGCTGAACAAAATTGAACTGGCTGTGCTGGCTTCTCAGCAGTGGAAGCCATAA
- a CDS encoding alkaline phosphatase family protein → MKINNKIAILLVLSLSFLILGCRADSSRQINQQSVKFHITENQNAKPVIFILVDSLMDKPLQEAIQEGRAPAMQYLLKNGQYFPQVVSSFPTMSVTVDSTLLTGTYADQHHVPGLVWYSDKEKRMIFYGNGAKEALKIDQLQVFMEAVYQLNQVHLSKKTKTIHEELADKGKESASINALVFRGRTEHVLNVPRFITYRNRVPEQLIVTGPKWFSYAALAQLDPNNSWNTLLWKKYGMNNEFSAQDTAFLINQKKLPNVTIAYFPENDHSVHKKGPAQLGGIEKADQALQVVLNAYGSWEQAVKNAIWIVMGDSAQTAVYNDRQAATVELMPLLNDYRIAKLNQPVKTEDQIVISTNERMAYVYAIDAKVELSDVVKLLQNEDKLDIIARKDDKNILVTSGKNGNTFSYRPGGNLSDEYGQSWTLSGEPGNLVDITINNNRIKYGIYPDVLARLYGAMHSHEGRYVVVTVQPGYELVSESSTTHIGGGSHGSLHEKDSLVPLIISGTNTRPKTLRIVDIKDWILQLVNG, encoded by the coding sequence ATGAAAATAAACAATAAAATTGCCATTTTGCTAGTGCTAAGTTTAAGTTTTCTGATCCTCGGTTGCAGGGCGGACTCCAGCCGACAGATCAATCAACAAAGTGTCAAGTTCCATATCACGGAAAATCAAAATGCCAAACCTGTCATATTTATCTTGGTTGATTCTTTAATGGACAAGCCTTTGCAAGAGGCGATTCAAGAAGGCCGTGCACCCGCAATGCAATATCTCCTTAAAAACGGGCAATATTTCCCGCAGGTTGTGAGTTCATTTCCCACGATGTCCGTGACGGTCGACAGCACATTATTAACGGGAACGTACGCAGACCAACATCATGTGCCCGGACTTGTGTGGTACAGCGACAAAGAGAAACGCATGATTTTCTACGGAAATGGTGCCAAAGAGGCGTTGAAGATAGATCAGCTGCAAGTATTTATGGAAGCTGTTTATCAGTTAAACCAAGTTCACTTGAGCAAAAAAACGAAAACGATTCATGAAGAGTTGGCCGACAAAGGAAAAGAATCCGCGTCAATCAATGCTCTTGTTTTTAGAGGGAGAACGGAGCATGTCTTAAACGTGCCTCGCTTCATAACGTACAGAAACCGTGTGCCAGAACAATTGATAGTAACAGGACCTAAATGGTTTTCCTATGCAGCTCTTGCACAACTGGATCCGAACAATAGCTGGAATACTCTTTTGTGGAAAAAATACGGGATGAATAATGAGTTTTCCGCTCAAGACACTGCTTTTCTGATTAATCAAAAAAAACTTCCAAACGTAACCATCGCATACTTTCCGGAGAATGATCATTCGGTGCATAAAAAGGGCCCAGCTCAGTTGGGTGGAATTGAAAAAGCGGATCAAGCGCTGCAAGTCGTGCTTAACGCATACGGTTCGTGGGAGCAGGCTGTAAAAAATGCTATATGGATCGTCATGGGTGACAGTGCGCAAACCGCTGTTTATAATGATCGGCAGGCAGCAACTGTTGAATTGATGCCGCTTTTGAACGATTACCGCATCGCAAAATTAAATCAACCTGTAAAAACCGAGGACCAAATTGTGATTTCCACTAATGAACGGATGGCTTATGTCTATGCGATTGATGCAAAAGTGGAGTTGTCCGATGTCGTGAAGCTTTTGCAAAATGAGGACAAACTCGATATCATTGCAAGGAAAGACGATAAAAATATCCTTGTTACATCGGGGAAAAATGGTAACACTTTTTCTTATCGTCCCGGAGGAAACCTCAGCGATGAATATGGGCAGTCGTGGACATTATCGGGCGAACCGGGAAACCTTGTGGATATTACGATAAATAATAACCGGATCAAGTATGGAATATATCCTGACGTTTTGGCGAGGTTATACGGGGCAATGCATTCTCATGAAGGAAGATACGTTGTCGTCACGGTCCAACCCGGATATGAACTCGTCAGTGAAAGTTCCACTACCCACATCGGAGGGGGATCTCATGGTTCACTGCATGAAAAAGATTCCCTTGTCCCATTAATCATTTCCGGAACGAATACACGGCCCAAAACAC